The following nucleotide sequence is from Anaerohalosphaeraceae bacterium.
TTCGAGAGCCGGGCAGCAGAGCGATTTTGGGGGCGGTCGGGTCATAATCCGCATAGGATTTATAGCACTGGTCGGGATTGAACAGGAGGTCATCCAAAAGCGGATTGCCGACAAAGTCAGCCGGGACCCCCCTGCGGCTGAACCACTCCTTTTCAAAAGGCAGGATGCAGGCCAGCCGGTCGCAGCAGCGGCGGAGTTTGCGGATTCGCCACGGGGCCCAGGCCCACAGCTGCGGGGCCACATAAAACAGAACCGGAATGCCGAGACGTTTGGCGGCCTTGGCCAGATGGAAATGAAAGGCCGGCGAATCGCAGACCACAAGCAAATCAATCGGATTGTGTTTTAGATAATCTACAGCGGTTTTCAGGAGATTGCGGTAATACCCGAGCTGCCCCAAGACATTGTAGAGCATGGCCGCCCGGCCGACGGGATTTTCGAGAACACGGCAGCCGGCGGCGGCCGTCTTCGGCCCGCCCAGACCGACCCACTGCACGGCGGGCTTTTCAGGCAAGGGGATATGTCGGCTGTCGGCGCCGGGCCAGTCGGAGGAGGGGCCTGCCGTCAGTTCGGAGACAGCCCGAATTAGATGGGCGCAATGGGCATCGGCACTGGGCTCCAGTGCACTGATAAACACCTGT
It contains:
- the lpxB gene encoding lipid-A-disaccharide synthase gives rise to the protein MGAPQPKQVFISALEPSADAHCAHLIRAVSELTAGPSSDWPGADSRHIPLPEKPAVQWVGLGGPKTAAAGCRVLENPVGRAAMLYNVLGQLGYYRNLLKTAVDYLKHNPIDLLVVCDSPAFHFHLAKAAKRLGIPVLFYVAPQLWAWAPWRIRKLRRCCDRLACILPFEKEWFSRRGVPADFVGNPLLDDLLFNPDQCYKSYADYDPTAPKIALLPGSRNAEIQSLWLPMQKIAALAAVHHPNLQLFAAASDEDKLAWLKAHQLPNLSIQYQLGEVFSLARRADLALVASGSATLQVTAAGCPMIVMYQSNPLLWHLLGRWLVRTRFLSLVNILARKELVPEYMPYLPRISAMAARTCAMLDNKLLLIQTSTALVELMRPFAARKASAQTAAIVLEMLGLR